The window ATAGCTTAGATATTcgatggatgtgttgtttgtttacaaatatttcataattcatTCGACTTGCATTCGATCTGtgaataaaacatcaataaatccAGCTGGAGATCTATATTCTTTAGAATAAGAGGTTTCATTCGATATATACTGTAACTTGAACATGTTGGACATATTTGAGtgttataaaaaatgtgcatgATCATAAACACATGATTTTAAAGGGGCTGTGACATGTCGATATGATGAATTTCAGCCTgaataagttattttttttacgATAAAAGCCAAAATGGTGCCCTTTGCCAGAAACTAGAGACTCTAAGCTTTCTACTGATACAGCATATGATAGTTAGAGTTAcagaaatatatgtaaatattaaggGAATACTTTTTTGACGCGGGTCCATAGAGTTTACTATTGCGTTATTGCTTGTGTACTCTGGGTTACACTGTAGATGGGATCTCACTATCGCTCTTGTGTGCTTTTTTCACGTCTATTAAACACTCATAATACACTATGAAACTGTTATGTCacttaatattttatgttttttttatctaaataaaatgtttgctgCACATTTGTATCCACCTACATCAATGAACCTTTTCAGGTCCCAGGATTACAGTAGTAGACAATGCTGTACAGTCCCAGCATAGTACTGTGGCCGGTTGCATCCTCCACAACCAAATCTCATAACTGGCAAGCTTTGAGAATCGCATGGAGCAATTCCTTGGGTGTGTGCACCACAACCACATGCCGATAATTGTTTAGTGAATTGGGCACTAACAACAGCACAGACAACAAGtgcaaatgaaacatttttcacCCTGAGgctatttaaagaaatgtaattgAATCTAATGCTCTTGGCTGCGCTTACCGATAACGCTGTCTCTTAGCATGCTACAAAGGCTCTAAAGGTGCACCTTAACGCAAATTATACCTTTTCTAGGCGTGTTCCCCTTACTATACCTTTTAAGGTTACTTAAGGTAAACCTTCTTAAAGGCAACGATAGCAAGTGCTGTCCGTGTCTGTGGTGCTGAAAAGGTGGATATCGATGGCTCGAGAATCGATTGTTCGCTCTACCTTGCATTATAGAGTGGGTAAAGTATTGAGAgaacaatgtttattataaagaaacgCTTCAGAAATAGAAGAAATTGCATTTATCAGGGCTCAGTGAAATagtataaagaaagaaatatgtgtgtgtttgtctgtgtatgtatgtatttataattttgcaaGTGTCGGATCCCGCACCTTCACGGCCATACGTTTTCTGCATTAGCCAGCAACATTACCTTGCTGTTTGGCTTCGCTTGTTTTTGAAAGGgtcatttatattttcatagttTGCCATCATGTGTTAAAGTTCTCCACGATCTATGTTGATTCACATTTTTGCCATTAATCACTCGTTTGCATATAGGGATAAGTGTTCCATCCAGAATTCCAATCACTCGCATGGAAGCCTTCATGTGCCTCCATCACGTTGTGCCTGGTGAAAGGCATACGTTTGTAATCGGTGGTATGacggagcaggatgtttgtgaCTTAGTGGACGCACCGCCACACCGAGGTCTTTCTCAGCCCATATTCATCCCCAAACATCTCCAGAAATCTCGCCATGCAAAAAAACGAATAGCTCCGTCGAGTTGTCTCAACATAGTTGGGCCCACAAGATGCAAGAGCTGCAGAATTTGCTCCCGTGGCAGGCTAAATTTGTGTAGAATTTTCTCTTTTAACATGGTAGCCAGGGGACAAAAATTTTCTTTAATGAAATTGTGCCAATACACTTACTGGCTCTGCGGACGGCACCGTCTTTGATTTAAGACAACTATTCGCTGTCTCACTGCCATAGTTTGACCAAACTACCCATAACATTCATTCCCTTTATAAATACTATACGCTTTACCTGTCAAATGGTTTGCCAGCTGATGAACCTTGGGATAATATGCTGTAATTAAAAACGCTAACAACCATCATTAtatgacaattttatttatgaaaatactCAAAAGCCTTTATTAAACCCGagtattttaatgtaaaattaaaactaagttaaagttcaaatgaaatttaatactaaatataatttcatattaaattattatattaaatttgatattttaaattaaactgcGATGTAGAAAATCTTTTTGCATAGCGGTATGAACCATCAAAGGCGATAAGGAATATCAGAGAACAGTCCAGACCAACCTTATGAAAGTATGATTTACAGAAGGAATACTTAACtaaggtttcgggaaacacgTATTAACGATAAGGTAAATTTTAAGGTATAATTTAAGAACGACGTAGCGTTATGAAGGTTTTGGAAAACGCAAACCCGTTCAGTCTGAACAAAGCAGCTGTGATCCACTACATTCAATTGCAATggttatgtttgtttatgcagGGAAAAGTTTGCAGCATCTTTTGCAGCTGTAGGGAGTTTTGTATCTTTCCTGTTGGTGTGGAACTTCATCCCTAAACAGACCAAAATACACACTACGTCGGAAAGTGAAAGTATGACATACGTGCAGATACATAAATCATACCCAGACACAACAGAAATACACTTTTAGCATTATttgatgtatgtttgtgtgtttagagAAGGAACcatctaaatctgtgtttaatCTGGGGGAGATTTCTAGATTGATGAAATTTCCAGGTGTTGGCAAAACATTTACAGTGAAGATTATTTCTGGATTACCAACAGGTGaacacatatattcatttagTGCTGCTGTAACTTGTCTCtttcttaaatatattgaatcgctctaaagtgaaaaaatacctaaatgttgtatttgttttgtttcatctATTTGTCAATTGCTTTTGTGTTTCAGGTATATTTCAAGTTATGTTCTCCATCATTGCTATAAACTTCTTCCAACTGCAGGCAGAACAGAATGGATATTTGATGGCATATTTTGGAATTGTAAATATGGTACATGCAAAATTTAGTTTCAGTCATGTATCAGATAAATTGTTGTTTAAATACCGTAGCTGCTATGATATTAAAATTCACACTGGTTTCTTGTTTCAGGTAATTCAAGGTGCTGTAATTGGGCGTCTTACATCTAAATTTCCAGAGTATTCTTTATTACTCTTCTCTATTGGGTTGTCCAGTCTGGTAGGACTTGCACAGGTAAACATATCACATATCATCATTATTTTTAGAGGTATTAGCAGAATAGCTGGATATTTCAAATAGCTGGATTATGTGACTCCCCTAgtaatatgtgtgtttttgtgcgttTCAGGCTTTGATGACCAACGtgtttcagttttgtttcattgtgaTACCAATGATGTTCTCTCTCAGTATCTTCAATGTCATCACAGATAGCATGTTGACTAAGAGCGTATCTCCATCTGACACAGGTAATCCACACATGTTTAagcatttacacacatttacatttagtcatttagcagatgcttctgtccaaagcgatttacagagagttcagggagtcttaagcgatatgtcatacaggagcaataaaaTAGGTGCTAGACCACTACCTAGCTAGACCACTACACGTTGATAGacaaaaaacactaaccctttctctttctgtcaaatattcacagaagagataggttttaagtatttttttaatgttgtgagatgTGTGGTTGACCACTCAAACATACAGTACTGAACACAAAACACGAGCGCATTTTATGAgtcacatgttttaaatgtttatttattcaagtGTGTCAGTAGGAAAATCAACATAGATTTTCCATTCTGTTTCCATTAACTGTACTAATCAAGTGAGATGATTGGTTGATATTGCAGTGCATTGTGAATTCAATCCCAGGAAACACACTCTGATACAGTATAATGCATACATGAAATGCACTTTTAGTTACTTTGgatatatgtatacataaatgtactaccaaatgcataaatgaggTGGAGAATAATACCATATTCCACCTGGGACAGTTTGAAGACCTTTTCTTCAAAGAAACTAGTAGTGCAATAACCCACCTGAgatttaaaacagtaataattgtgattttattcTATGAATTGGATTTTTCATCATTATACTATATGCTATGTATTACACTATAAAATTGGCCTATCCATGTTTTCTTTAAGCATGAATTGGTTCTTGGCTGgcaataaagcacattttaaatttgtgtggTGTACTCAGGAACCATGCTGGGTCTGTGTGCTTCGGTTCAGTCTCTTTTGCGAACGGTGGGCCCGACTATTGGAGGATTTCTTTATGAGACATATGGGGTTCCGTCCTTTGGACTCATTCAGTTTGCCACCAATGCTGCTGTCTTCAGCCTTTTGCTTGCCACTGGAGGGCGCTCACAGCCTCATAGACCATGACACGGAGTTATTGATGTTGTGTGATGTGGCAATTTAAATAGGCATTTTATCTGCCTTCTTACTTACTGCATCATAAATTAATCACAAATAGGCAAGCTACTCTGTTTTGTGATTAGCATAGATTTGTCAAAATCTTGTGTTACTGTCAAATAATATGTatacaaataatttttcattgattttttttttcatatgtcagcatttttttaatgaagtttCGTACATTAAGATATTTTATGTGGCATAGTCCTTTTTTGTCTGCGAGCAAACAAGTTGTGCAATAATATTATAAGAGTGCTGTACTTGAAGTAGAATGCACATCtgtgaaatgacaaaaaaagtcattattcatgtttgtgtagtgtatcATCATTATGCAAAATGCATAATCACCTTAAATTGCATTGTATCCTAATGAAAGACTtttcaataaaagctttatttcaatttatgtTTGCattagttgtgtttttttataagatTTTCCTTTCCTGATAAGTTACACTGCAACTCCTTCAAATTGTACAAAATTAACCAAATAATTGAGATTAAATAAGCactgtttattttacacaaaatcaaATGCGAATAAGAATCCAAATAAAATTTCTCAGCTCTGTTCATGTGAAAagcttttgtgttgtgttattttttacatacGTCTCCTCTTTCCATTTTTAtcgatttttttctttagaagaCATTTTTCCCTATTTTTTTTGCCTGCACATTTTACCAACCTTtttgatttgatgttttattttgctggacTGTGTATAATTGCAGTGAATTGCAAAGCTTTGTCTTCAAATATATTCAGAAGCGTATGTGGAAAGTAAGGGTTAAGATGATGAAGACCTTTATTAACTGCTTAGGGTATCCCCAGCCATCAGCAGGTCGaccaaaatgacatttaaagtcTGAATCTTTAGTCTGACAGATTTACATAAGCCTACAATTCTTCAAGATGAAACTTAAATTTCTTCCTTTGTAAGTAAACATGACTCCCTCTCCTTCATGCTTCATGCAGTACGTGACGTTCATTGGTTCATTTGCATATATTATCTCATTatgttgtggtggtggtggGATGCGCGCGGACACACAGGAGCGAGAGCGTGAGGAAAGGCTGAAGGCAGACGGGAATATGAGTCGGTAATGCCTATCGGTGCAGGACATTGAGGGGAGAATCTTATTCCAACTAAAGTGATGCGCATGAGTCACGAATGGATCCTTTTTTAACTCCCGGAAAGaaactttttataatctatttattattctttatcTTACTATATCAAGGTAAGTAGCCTATCACGATGCTAGACTGATATGTTAtctttaattaacatttttaattgtaaagaacaatgagattaaatgtaaagtttcattttacagtataaaatgGGTAAACTGTTTTCATAATTATTATGTAGCCTATGCATAGATTAGACGTGTATTAGACACGATgattttaaaagaatgaaacTTGTACGTGGTTAGATACAGAAAAGAGTTATGCCGATTGTCAAAAGAATAACTGCAATcattaatgtataaataaactaatttgGCCACAATTTGTTTTCTCTTCAGCACATATCACGTGGGGAACCGAAATACTGAATTTAACAAGCCAGCATGATTTTGAAAAGTAagcattaatatttacatttctgacTGCATGactgttttatattattgattTAACCCCCCCCCCCGTGttataacaatattatttttgaatgaatATCTATTATTCACAACATCGTCAAAATAtgataaagatatttgaagtATTCACGGTCTAATTTTTctcaattttaaaatgttgctCTTTGAATTGTGACTTAATTCTTAATTCTGACTTTATGAACATCGCAGATGGTTTATTGAAATGTTGTCGGGTCTGTAATAGTTATGAAACAGGCTGACAAAGCTCACTCGAATTGCCTGTGAGTCCCAtgactgtttttatatttttgaccCCCCCCCCTTTGTATTGCAAAATATAGTTTTTGGATAAATGTCTATTATTGAGAACATCATCGAAATTtgataaacatattttcagtgTTTACGCACTTATTTATcgcaattttaaaatgttgcttttttaaattttgaCTTAATTCGAGTCAAATTTTACGTATGTTTAACAAAAGGCGCAGATGGTTTATTGAAAGGTCTTCGGGTCTGTAATAGTTCTGAACAGGCTGACAAAGCTCAGTCGAAACGCCTGTGAGTCTCTCGCTTTTCTGTGTGACACAAGTGCTGATTACCTGTGTGTGAGGAACAAACCACTCCTTGTTCTCTGTGTGTCCCAGCAGCAAGAGCAGCAGGATAATGCTGGAGAAATGGGACCCCGCTTCCCAAACGGTGCAGGTAGGAGAGCTGAAGCGATGCATTGAGAAAGCGCACAGGAAACCTGCGCTAAATGCAGTGGCATTAGGTTAAATGCATAACATTACTGCAAACAAggtgtttgaaaaatgttgtgtgtatttttcATCTGAATGACATAAATGATGTAACGGCaaaaaaatgtgatattaatacaaattaataatgataatagcaaaatatgatttacattaaactttgttcaaaatattaaatacaataatgAACACGTATGAAACAGCTATAGGCTACTTTTAGTTTAGAAGAGTTCTTAGTATAGGCTACTTGACATGTAGGATGTCAAATTATGTTATCAAGGTAATTTTCGAATTATTTATCACATTATTACAGGCTCACGATTTCAGCAAGTGCTAAAACGAGCTTTAAAACGCAGACCCATTTTTCATTATTGATGTACACCACTGATATCTTTTAAATGACAGACTGCGACCAATGACAgatgtttaataatttatgaaaaatatccCTCTTTTCTGACTTTGCTGAGCGGTTTGGGACAAAAGCCGTCATTTCGGTGGCAGTAAAGCGGTTTCAGGTGTCCTCTGGGCGCTCAGGATTGGTAAAGCTGGATCGGTTGTTCCCCAGAGCCGCTATTCACGGAGACACACTGGCCCCGTTCATTATGTCAGAATGCATCTCCTTTGCAGCCTACATAAAATTATTGAACTCGCAGATATCAGGTGTGATGGGGAAAAGTGGCAAGAATAGAGCTGGTTTCGGTCAGAtaagaaaattatttatttctaaaatgattGGTTAATCGTTATCATGCCCCCCCCCACCTGTACTATTAAAATTTTATCCATTTAGGCCTAATGGTTCCTGTTTCTATGCTAGTGAAATTTATTTATCAGATTATGATTTCGTACGGAATTTCTACAGTGAAATTCTGATTCTGTGGTAAATGATACAAAAAATTGATTTATGAGAACAAATGAATGCAGTTTCAGAACAGATATGTTGTTGAATTAAAGGTAAAGTGGCCTAGTGAAAAAAGATCAGTATTTGTcttcataaagcatttttcACAAAGACTAGAGAAATTGTTTAATCTCAAACAACCGAAGCTCTGCGGCTTTTCACacacataaatgaatgaatcatttTATTCTACATTAACTTCaattgatttttctttcaaGAGAGTTTTACAAGAGAGCAACACATCATCAGTGCAGACAGAAGCACAGAAGCCATCACCACGCAGAGCCAGTGGTAAGACCACCACAAGCACAATGTTTCAATACCTTTACAAGTCTTTGTGTCTGTGGGGTCTTTGTgctttttatttctcacgtgccATCGTCTCTTATATAACTGTAGGGAACTTAACAGACATGCTTATGTTATGTGCATGCAGAAAAATTTGCAGGCATTTATCTATGTGTTTAACTAAAAGCATTGCATTTATTATTAACTCTAGGCTGTTATTACTATACACGTATGCATGATAATAGATTGTTTGAGTCTGTGTTGTAGTTACCTTATTTTTTGGTTGGTAAAACTTTAGACAAGTAACATTTCTGATTATTTGAAATGTGAGAATGTGGCTCTTTCAGTGAACATCTGTTGAACAGGCTGATCGGTGTCGTCATTACACAAAAGAGCACGATTCATTTATGCTTCAATGAGCAATCCAGTAACCTGCACCGCTCTCTGATACCACACACAAAGGCACTGAAACACACATCATAACTTATGATTGATGTGGCACACTGAGCTTTATTTGTCTTGTATATTGTAGGTGAGTGTTCATCTCCTTGTCTGAATGGAGGTCAGTGTGTCCATCCAGATTCCTGTAACTGCACTTTATACCAGGCCACAGGAACACACTGTCAGACAGGTACTGTTGATCATACAGGCAAACGTTCGTCTTTTAGAAAATATGGGAAAGACAGTGACATGTTGTGGCATAGAAATAATAGATGAAACGCTTCAGTTCCCAATTTAGGCTTTGAGCGAGAGATGACGTGCCGCTCGTGGGGTCAATACAACTATGAAACTTTTGATGGACTTTATTACTTCTACCCTGGGAAATGTAGCTACACATTACTGAGAGAATGTGAAGACAGTCAGTCAAGTGTCCATATACAGGTGAAAAAATCTTTTCAATCTCTAGAAGcaatgttgtgtttagatctGTTTTTGAAGTGTGTAATTATAGTTGTACATAATGGCTTTTTCATAGGTCTAAAAAGATAAtaaaacgttactgcgcatgagCGCTTTCGTGGCCAAAACTTGACTTCTGGTACAGATCCACAAAGAAAAGAGTATATGTAGATTATTAGTGAAAACAAACATaggaaataacaagtaaattacaatatctagcaagttaaaagtatgtctagccagtattattttgggttacaaagaactgttacttggataaacttaaatgcgacaaagttacacaaGTCAACccattaaattgtttatttaatcaaattaatgttaaaactttacaataaggtggaatttgtttacattagtaaatgcattggCAAAAAATagttaacaatgaacaatttagtttttcatcatttattaatccttgttaatattagttcatgtcaatacagttaatCATGTTAATTCGTGGTGCATTAACAAAGTGATCAGTGatgaattaatatgaataaatgctgcattagtattgttcattgttagttcattttagctaatgcattaactaattgttaataaataccaccttattgtaaagtgttaccagatTAACATACAAtagaattcaacaaattgtttatttaatacatttattttaccttaaaatattaatataaactaattaaaaaaaaaaaattgagaaataaataaatagccaGACTGATCAACAAACAGAAAACGGACGTTATCTTCGGGCCAGACAAGTGTgtctgatgaaaccatctatattcTATTGCTAGgcatctttaaaataatatgctGTGTGAGTGGTTTTGCTTGTGTATACACAGTACAACTCTTGCCTGAGGAATATATTCATTGGCATTCGTTGAGAAAGTGATCTCATTATTATAGTCATTTATGCTCATTACAGTTTAATACAGTCATTACAGCTAGGACCAAAACAGGATTAGCTTTGTTCTCTTAGGCTCACTGATGGGAATCCAGAAGAAGTAAGTTACCTCAGACAGAAGTTTCTTTAGGCCATAGCTTGAGTGCCAATATCATTTATCAGAATGACTTTGAGTAGAATTGAAGCAGCCTTGGTCTGACATCTCTAGATACAAAGATTTCACTCTTTGGATGATGtttttgaaggatttttttattgtagctTTTTAACTCTATTTCTGTAATacgataaaaaaaatcatatccCGTTATCATGCTTTATTTCTGCTTATTTATTCACAGGTGCATAATGACCCAGAATGCAATTCTTTCCCATACTCCTGCACACGCTCCATCAGTCTCTTCCTACCGTGGGAGGGAGAGCTTAGGTTACAGAACTTCAATGTTACATTCAAGGGTCAAAGGTAAATGAACAATCACACTTATCTAAAGCCCTTTTCACTTAACCTCAACCTATACTGCAGTGATCTCACAGATTCATCTAAAGATGTAAAGTGTGTGCATTTCTAATGGCTGAATGTGTTCCTCTGTAGCGTGCAGCTGCCCCATAACATCCA of the Triplophysa dalaica isolate WHDGS20190420 chromosome 1, ASM1584641v1, whole genome shotgun sequence genome contains:
- the slc22a18 gene encoding solute carrier family 22 member 18 isoform X2, encoding MACLVVCSVEQYLARRLGFDTIWFGYLQTTVGVIQLIGGPIYGRFADVFGARSALSVSCLASVVYFSLLAVADSPFMLFIHKLPAVFMHVLPGSQMVVADLSASEKRAEALGKLGLCFGIGMITGSSLGGTLCTRFGEKFAASFAAVGSFVSFLLVWNFIPKQTKIHTTSESEKKEPSKSVFNLGEISRLMKFPGVGKTFTVKIISGLPTGIFQVMFSIIAINFFQLQAEQNGYLMAYFGIVNMVIQGAVIGRLTSKFPEYSLLLFSIGLSSLVGLAQALMTNVFQFCFIVIPMMFSLSIFNVITDSMLTKSVSPSDTGTMLGLCASVQSLLRTVGPTIGGFLYETYGVPSFGLIQFATNAAVFSLLLATGGRSQPHRP
- the slc22a18 gene encoding solute carrier family 22 member 18 isoform X1 codes for the protein MDTAKKQRVIYITYLIVVLDVTWLFLQFSITPYLARRLGFDTIWFGYLQTTVGVIQLIGGPIYGRFADVFGARSALSVSCLASVVYFSLLAVADSPFMLFIHKLPAVFMHVLPGSQMVVADLSASEKRAEALGKLGLCFGIGMITGSSLGGTLCTRFGEKFAASFAAVGSFVSFLLVWNFIPKQTKIHTTSESEKKEPSKSVFNLGEISRLMKFPGVGKTFTVKIISGLPTGIFQVMFSIIAINFFQLQAEQNGYLMAYFGIVNMVIQGAVIGRLTSKFPEYSLLLFSIGLSSLVGLAQALMTNVFQFCFIVIPMMFSLSIFNVITDSMLTKSVSPSDTGTMLGLCASVQSLLRTVGPTIGGFLYETYGVPSFGLIQFATNAAVFSLLLATGGRSQPHRP